One Williamwhitmania taraxaci genomic region harbors:
- a CDS encoding DUF4412 domain-containing protein, translating to MGTWIVAFLSFLTVILSPSSKSEFEGRISLIQETPYDTTRFDIFVKGNAVRVDIRDKEGILGRSSIVNLSKNQVILISPDQKAYLYTEKLGPFNGRVSINKSENKKVINGQPCVQWRVKESATRDESAFWVTPMKMEFFDKLLAIYDPTESNLRAFLKIPARFGYFPMLYEERTFLRFDKKKIRVTSIAPAPLSDKLFDVPKNYTLLRH from the coding sequence ATGGGTACCTGGATCGTGGCTTTTCTTTCTTTCCTCACCGTAATACTTTCCCCCTCCAGCAAGAGTGAGTTTGAGGGACGTATTTCGCTCATTCAGGAAACGCCCTACGATACCACTCGGTTTGATATCTTCGTTAAGGGCAATGCAGTAAGAGTGGATATCCGTGACAAAGAAGGAATACTAGGTCGCTCTTCGATCGTAAACCTAAGCAAAAACCAGGTTATTCTTATTTCGCCCGACCAAAAGGCTTACCTCTATACCGAAAAGCTTGGCCCTTTTAACGGTAGGGTTTCCATAAATAAATCGGAGAACAAAAAGGTAATAAACGGACAACCGTGCGTTCAGTGGCGCGTAAAGGAATCCGCAACCCGCGACGAAAGTGCATTCTGGGTAACTCCTATGAAGATGGAGTTTTTCGACAAACTTTTAGCTATTTACGACCCCACCGAATCAAATTTGCGCGCCTTCTTAAAAATACCGGCCCGATTTGGTTACTTTCCTATGCTCTACGAAGAGCGCACATTTCTTCGCTTCGATAAGAAAAAAATAAGGGTAACGTCAATCGCACCTGCGCCTCTCTCCGACAAACTGTTTGATGTTCCCAAAAATTATACCCTCCTCAGGCATTAG
- the metG gene encoding methionine--tRNA ligase, translating to MTKFKRYLITSALPYANGPVHIGHLAGVYIPSDIYARYLRLKGEDVISVCGSDEHGVPITIKARQLGITPQEVVDKYNAIIKDSFMRFGMSFDIYARTSSKVHHETASEFFRNLYDKGEFIEKTTEQYYDEEAKAFLADRYITGTCPHCSNENAYGDQCEKCGTTLNATDLINPRSTISGSKPVLRETSHWFLPLDKYEPFLKKWILEDHKEWKSNVYGQCKSWLDMGLQPRAVSRDLDWGVPVPVEGANGKVLYVWFDAPIGYISATKELTPDWEKYWKSEDTRMVHFIGKDNIVFHCIVFPAMLKAEGSYILPDNVPANEFLNLEGDKISTSRNWAVWLHEYLDDFPGKEDVLRYVLCANAPETKDNDFTWKDFQTRNNSELVAIYGNFVNRALVLTQNYYKGEVPAAGELTDFDRETLAELPIIRKKIEESIENFRFREALKEAMNMARLGNKYLAETEPWKVMKTDPERVKTIMNIALQIAANLPIAFEPFMPFTSEKLLKMLNLGKPGWDMLGRADILAVGHTIGEPSLLFEKIEDAEIEKQVEKLANTKKANEIKIAPVTPQHDPITYDEFSKMDIRVGTILEAERVPKTDKLLKLTIDTGIDKRTVVSGIAAYFTPEQAIGKKVSMLVNLEPRKIRGIESHGMILMAQDADGRLEFVAPLNEVRNGSEVK from the coding sequence ATGACAAAGTTTAAGCGTTACCTGATTACATCAGCGCTTCCCTACGCCAACGGACCGGTGCATATTGGCCACCTTGCCGGTGTTTATATCCCATCGGATATATACGCTCGCTACCTTCGGCTTAAGGGCGAAGACGTTATCTCGGTGTGCGGCTCCGACGAGCATGGAGTACCTATCACCATTAAGGCACGCCAACTGGGGATTACCCCTCAGGAGGTGGTGGATAAGTATAACGCAATAATCAAGGATTCCTTCATGCGCTTTGGCATGTCGTTCGATATTTACGCCCGCACTTCATCAAAAGTTCACCACGAAACAGCTTCGGAGTTCTTCCGCAACCTTTACGATAAGGGTGAATTCATTGAAAAAACAACGGAGCAATACTACGACGAGGAAGCAAAAGCATTCTTGGCCGACCGATACATTACGGGCACATGTCCACACTGCAGCAACGAGAACGCTTACGGCGATCAGTGCGAAAAGTGCGGAACAACCCTCAACGCTACCGACCTTATTAATCCACGCTCAACCATTAGTGGTAGCAAACCGGTGCTTAGGGAGACCTCCCACTGGTTTTTGCCTCTCGATAAGTATGAGCCTTTCCTCAAAAAGTGGATTTTAGAAGATCACAAGGAGTGGAAAAGCAACGTTTATGGGCAATGCAAGTCTTGGCTCGACATGGGGCTTCAACCTCGTGCCGTAAGTCGCGACCTCGATTGGGGTGTACCGGTTCCTGTAGAAGGTGCCAACGGTAAAGTGCTCTACGTTTGGTTCGATGCCCCTATTGGCTACATCTCGGCCACCAAGGAACTTACCCCCGATTGGGAAAAGTATTGGAAGAGCGAAGATACCCGCATGGTGCACTTCATTGGTAAGGACAATATTGTTTTCCACTGTATAGTATTTCCAGCCATGCTCAAGGCCGAGGGAAGTTATATTCTGCCCGACAATGTTCCAGCCAACGAGTTTCTGAACCTCGAGGGCGATAAAATTTCCACCTCCCGCAACTGGGCCGTGTGGCTTCACGAATACCTCGACGATTTTCCGGGAAAGGAAGATGTGCTGCGCTACGTGCTGTGCGCAAACGCTCCCGAAACTAAGGACAACGACTTTACCTGGAAGGATTTCCAAACCCGCAACAACAGCGAGCTGGTAGCCATTTATGGTAACTTTGTAAACCGAGCCCTTGTGCTCACCCAAAACTACTACAAGGGAGAGGTGCCTGCCGCAGGTGAACTCACCGATTTCGACCGTGAGACACTGGCCGAACTGCCCATCATTCGTAAGAAAATAGAGGAGAGTATTGAGAACTTCCGTTTCCGTGAAGCCCTAAAGGAGGCTATGAACATGGCCCGCTTAGGCAATAAATACTTGGCCGAAACGGAGCCTTGGAAGGTGATGAAAACCGACCCTGAGCGCGTAAAAACCATCATGAATATTGCCCTTCAAATAGCAGCCAACCTACCCATTGCATTTGAACCGTTTATGCCATTTACCTCGGAAAAACTGCTCAAGATGCTGAACCTCGGAAAACCAGGTTGGGATATGCTTGGCCGTGCCGACATTCTGGCTGTTGGGCATACCATTGGCGAACCATCGCTCCTCTTCGAAAAAATTGAGGATGCCGAGATTGAGAAGCAAGTGGAAAAGTTGGCCAACACCAAAAAGGCAAACGAAATAAAAATAGCGCCCGTAACTCCTCAGCACGATCCAATTACCTACGACGAGTTTTCCAAAATGGATATTCGCGTAGGAACCATTCTGGAGGCCGAGCGCGTTCCGAAAACCGATAAGCTGCTTAAGCTTACTATCGATACGGGTATCGATAAGCGCACCGTGGTTTCGGGAATTGCCGCCTACTTTACACCCGAGCAAGCAATTGGTAAAAAAGTATCGATGCTGGTAAACCTCGAGCCCCGAAAGATTCGCGGTATCGAAAGCCACGGTATGATCCTGATGGCTCAGGATGCCGATGGTCGACTTGAGTTTGTTGCACCGCTAAACGAAGTAAGAAACGGTTCGGAGGTGAAGTAA
- a CDS encoding S66 peptidase family protein has protein sequence MIIPPYLKPGDTIALAAPARKISAEEIAPAVALLELKGFKVLVHDSLFGVDNQLSGSDEERAGSIIELLKNEDVKAILFARGGYGSIRTVEHIPQELFAEHPKWLVGYSDVTVFHNLMSKLGIQSIHGTMPINFPKDGTENSSISSLVDTLMGRGTKVSAAPHHLNIKGEAKGILTGGNLSVLYSLAGTPLDTIPEGRILFIEDLDEYLYHIDRMMMNLKASGKLSKIAGLVVGGMNDMRDNAIPWGHSAYDTICDIMKGYDIPVAYGFPVGHQEPNLAMVMGATVELQVTDSGASLVYTNA, from the coding sequence ATGATTATCCCTCCATACCTTAAGCCCGGTGATACAATAGCACTGGCTGCTCCAGCTCGAAAGATTTCAGCCGAAGAGATTGCTCCAGCGGTTGCTCTTCTGGAGTTGAAAGGTTTTAAAGTTCTTGTTCATGACAGTCTTTTTGGTGTAGATAATCAGCTAAGTGGTAGCGATGAGGAGCGAGCAGGATCGATTATCGAATTGCTTAAGAATGAAGATGTAAAGGCCATCCTTTTTGCACGAGGCGGTTACGGCTCCATCCGAACCGTGGAACATATTCCGCAAGAACTCTTTGCGGAGCATCCGAAATGGCTGGTTGGGTATAGCGACGTTACGGTCTTTCACAACCTAATGTCGAAGTTGGGCATTCAAAGCATTCATGGCACTATGCCCATTAACTTTCCGAAAGATGGAACCGAGAATTCATCAATCAGCTCGCTTGTGGATACGCTAATGGGGCGTGGTACAAAAGTTAGTGCAGCACCACATCACTTAAATATAAAGGGAGAAGCAAAGGGAATCCTTACTGGCGGAAATTTGTCCGTGCTGTATAGCTTAGCCGGAACTCCACTCGATACTATTCCCGAAGGCCGTATTCTATTTATTGAAGATTTGGACGAATACCTTTATCATATAGATAGGATGATGATGAATTTGAAAGCTTCGGGTAAACTTTCAAAAATTGCTGGTTTAGTGGTGGGCGGAATGAACGATATGCGCGATAATGCAATCCCATGGGGTCATTCAGCTTATGATACCATTTGTGATATAATGAAGGGCTATGACATCCCTGTAGCCTATGGTTTCCCAGTGGGGCACCAAGAGCCAAACTTAGCCATGGTGATGGGCGCAACGGTGGAGTTGCAGGTTACCGATTCGGGTGCGTCGCTAGTGTATACTAATGCCTGA
- a CDS encoding Fic family protein, with protein MGHTTPFLRLEKLPPSREQVETIAILRQANKATAALAELKGIAKTIPNQAMLINAIVLQEARSSSEIENIITTQDELYTALTINKINSSPSTKEVINYRKAIFEGFNLVQNQGYLSINDIVKIQQCLVDNAAGIRSIPGTVLKNDSTGEVVYTPPQDKLEIEDLLSNFIAHYNEGESDLSPLIRMAILHYQFESIHPFYDGNGRAGRILNILYLIINRLIDIPILYLSSYIIEHKSEYYRLLNFTNKSGEWGDWILFMLQAVESTSQQTISKINAIRNLLADTLDEVQRNAPKIYKKELVELLFELPYSKIDFVVKRLSVERKAASRYLRELEDIGILESHKVGRETLYINKRLVEILKG; from the coding sequence ATGGGACACACTACACCATTTCTTAGGCTTGAAAAACTACCTCCTAGCAGAGAGCAGGTTGAAACAATTGCAATATTAAGGCAGGCGAATAAAGCTACTGCGGCGCTTGCCGAGCTGAAGGGTATTGCAAAAACGATTCCCAACCAAGCAATGTTGATAAATGCAATTGTTCTTCAGGAGGCGAGAAGTAGTTCCGAGATTGAGAATATTATTACTACTCAGGATGAACTGTATACGGCATTAACTATAAATAAAATAAACAGTTCGCCTTCCACAAAGGAGGTGATTAATTATCGAAAGGCAATTTTTGAAGGCTTCAACCTTGTTCAAAATCAAGGCTATTTAAGTATAAACGATATTGTTAAAATCCAGCAATGCTTGGTTGATAATGCGGCAGGGATAAGGAGTATCCCTGGAACTGTTTTAAAAAATGATTCAACAGGAGAGGTTGTGTATACTCCGCCGCAAGATAAGCTGGAAATAGAGGATTTGCTATCGAATTTTATTGCGCATTATAATGAGGGTGAGTCGGACTTGTCACCACTAATTCGAATGGCAATTCTTCATTACCAGTTTGAAAGCATTCACCCTTTTTATGATGGCAATGGAAGAGCAGGGCGGATTTTAAACATACTGTATCTTATAATCAACCGGCTGATTGATATTCCTATTTTATACCTGAGCTCGTATATAATTGAGCATAAATCGGAGTATTACAGATTGTTGAATTTCACTAATAAATCGGGAGAGTGGGGTGATTGGATTCTATTTATGCTACAAGCGGTGGAGTCAACCTCACAACAAACCATTAGTAAGATTAATGCAATTAGGAACCTTCTTGCTGATACTTTAGATGAAGTGCAGCGTAATGCTCCTAAAATTTACAAGAAGGAGCTAGTTGAATTGCTGTTTGAATTGCCATATTCGAAAATAGATTTTGTTGTGAAGCGATTGAGTGTTGAAAGGAAGGCTGCATCACGATATCTGCGAGAACTCGAAGATATTGGCATACTGGAATCACATAAAGTGGGTCGAGAGACGCTTTATATCAACAAACGATTGGTTGAAATATTGAAAGGATAG
- a CDS encoding adenosylcobalamin-dependent ribonucleoside-diphosphate reductase, whose amino-acid sequence MQREKETDQVKKAKTSEKDLSVQGYTYEQAVEASKKYFKGDDLAATVWVSKYALKDSYGKIYELDPSDLHRRLASEFHRIEAKYPNPVSEEELFETLDQFKYIIPQGGPMTGIGNDHQVASLSNCFVIGHQNPADSYGGIMRIDEEQVQLMKRRGGVGHDLSHIRPKGSPVLNSALTSTGVVPFMERYSNSTREVAQDGRRGALMLSISIKHPDAEKFIDAKMEPGKITGANVSVKMDDEFMRSVVSGKPYLQQYPIDAVNPKYKVEADARQIWNKIIHNAWKSAEPGVLFWDTVLRESVPDCYADLGYRTVSTNPCGEIPLCPYDSCRLIAINLYSYVDKPFTADAKFNFPKFKQHTRIAMRMMDDLIDMELEKIDAIIAKVTKDPEDQDVKDVERKLWEKIKQKATEGRRTGLGITAEGDMLAALGLRYGSDIATDFAVEVQRTLAVEAYRASVEMAAERGAFPIYDSKREKENPFIQRLKGADEDLYQSMMKHGRRNIALLTIAPTGTTSLMTQTSSGIEPVFLPVYKRRRKVNPSDINTKATFTDEVGDSWEEFYVFHHKFLVWMEANGYNSSEVKNYSDEQIQDIVEKSPYYKATSNDVDWVSKVKMQGLIQKWVDHSISVTVNLPEDTTEAMVAEVYKTAWESGCKGCTVYRDGSRAGVLVSTTKKERKDSDVPVKRPEILDCEVIRFKNNHESWIAFVGVFNSRPYEIFTGMTDDDVLAIPKSVNKGKIIKLKDENGSRYDFQYVDKFGYTNTVGGLSHMFNKEYWNYAKLISGVLRNGMPIPDVVNLVSSLRLDSESINSWRNGVERALHSYIPNGTKAKENKKCQECGSNSLVYQEGCLSCTNCGSSKCG is encoded by the coding sequence ATGCAACGCGAAAAAGAGACTGATCAAGTGAAAAAGGCAAAAACTTCGGAGAAGGATTTGAGTGTGCAAGGCTACACCTACGAGCAGGCCGTTGAGGCTTCTAAAAAGTATTTCAAGGGAGATGACCTTGCCGCTACCGTTTGGGTTAGTAAGTATGCCTTAAAGGATTCTTACGGTAAGATCTACGAACTTGATCCATCAGATTTGCATAGGAGGCTTGCCAGCGAATTTCATCGCATTGAGGCAAAATATCCAAATCCAGTATCGGAGGAGGAGCTGTTTGAAACCCTTGATCAGTTTAAGTACATTATTCCACAAGGCGGCCCAATGACCGGCATTGGTAACGATCACCAAGTAGCATCACTTTCGAACTGCTTTGTAATCGGTCATCAAAATCCAGCCGATTCGTATGGTGGAATTATGCGTATTGATGAGGAGCAGGTGCAGCTTATGAAGCGCCGTGGCGGCGTTGGCCACGACCTTTCACATATTCGTCCAAAGGGGAGTCCTGTGCTCAATAGTGCGCTTACATCTACAGGTGTGGTTCCATTTATGGAGCGCTACTCCAACTCTACCCGTGAAGTGGCTCAAGATGGTCGTCGTGGTGCGCTTATGCTCTCCATCTCTATTAAGCATCCCGATGCCGAAAAGTTTATCGATGCTAAGATGGAGCCAGGAAAGATTACTGGTGCCAATGTTTCGGTAAAGATGGACGACGAATTTATGCGCTCCGTGGTTTCCGGTAAGCCATACCTTCAGCAATATCCTATTGATGCCGTTAATCCTAAATATAAGGTTGAAGCCGATGCTCGCCAGATTTGGAATAAGATCATTCATAACGCTTGGAAGTCGGCCGAGCCGGGAGTCTTGTTCTGGGACACTGTGCTTCGTGAGTCGGTGCCCGATTGCTATGCCGATCTTGGTTACCGCACCGTTTCTACAAACCCTTGCGGAGAAATTCCTCTTTGCCCTTACGACAGCTGCCGCCTGATTGCGATTAACCTCTACAGCTACGTTGACAAGCCATTTACTGCTGATGCTAAGTTTAACTTTCCCAAGTTTAAACAGCATACCCGCATTGCTATGCGCATGATGGACGATCTTATCGACATGGAGCTGGAGAAGATTGATGCTATTATTGCAAAAGTAACTAAGGATCCTGAAGATCAAGACGTGAAAGATGTTGAGCGTAAGCTATGGGAAAAGATAAAGCAGAAAGCCACCGAAGGGCGTAGAACCGGACTTGGTATTACTGCCGAAGGCGATATGCTCGCAGCCCTTGGCCTTCGCTATGGATCTGACATTGCCACCGATTTTGCTGTTGAAGTTCAGCGCACTCTTGCAGTTGAAGCGTACAGAGCATCAGTTGAGATGGCTGCCGAGCGCGGTGCATTCCCAATATATGATTCGAAGCGCGAAAAGGAGAATCCTTTTATTCAACGATTAAAAGGTGCTGATGAGGATCTTTACCAGAGTATGATGAAGCACGGCCGTAGAAATATTGCCCTTCTTACCATTGCACCAACTGGTACCACTAGCCTTATGACCCAAACATCTTCGGGTATCGAACCGGTATTCTTGCCGGTGTATAAGCGTCGACGTAAGGTAAATCCAAGCGATATAAACACCAAGGCCACCTTTACCGATGAGGTTGGTGATAGCTGGGAAGAGTTCTACGTGTTCCACCACAAGTTTCTTGTTTGGATGGAGGCTAATGGATATAACTCTTCAGAAGTTAAGAACTACAGCGATGAGCAGATTCAAGACATTGTTGAAAAATCGCCATACTACAAAGCCACTTCCAACGATGTGGATTGGGTAAGTAAGGTGAAAATGCAAGGGCTTATTCAAAAGTGGGTCGATCACTCCATCTCGGTTACGGTAAACCTTCCTGAGGACACTACCGAAGCGATGGTTGCCGAAGTTTACAAAACTGCGTGGGAGAGTGGGTGCAAGGGATGCACCGTGTATCGTGATGGGTCTCGTGCCGGAGTATTAGTTTCTACTACCAAGAAGGAACGAAAGGATAGCGATGTCCCCGTGAAACGTCCTGAGATTCTCGACTGCGAAGTAATTCGTTTTAAGAATAATCACGAGAGTTGGATTGCCTTTGTTGGGGTTTTCAACAGCCGACCTTACGAGATATTTACAGGTATGACCGATGACGATGTGTTGGCCATTCCAAAGTCGGTAAACAAAGGCAAAATTATTAAGCTAAAGGATGAGAATGGAAGTCGTTACGACTTTCAATATGTGGATAAGTTTGGATATACCAACACCGTTGGCGGATTATCGCACATGTTCAACAAGGAGTATTGGAACTACGCGAAGCTTATATCGGGGGTATTGCGCAACGGAATGCCAATTCCTGATGTTGTAAACCTTGTATCTTCGCTACGTCTCGATAGCGAAAGTATCAACAGCTGGCGCAACGGTGTGGAGCGTGCCCTCCATAGCTACATTCCCAATGGAACAAAGGCCAAGGAGAATAAGAAGTGCCAAGAGTGTGGTTCCAATTCACTGGTATACCAAGAGGGTTGTCTTTCATGCACTAACTGCGGAAGTTCAAAATGCGGTTAG